The DNA region ACTCGGTTTCCTTTCTTCCATCCAGACGAACTGACACTATTATACCCTCCTAAAAAATGTTATTGAAATGTCTCTAACATTTAATTTAATCATACTATGAAATATTTATACAACTAATCTTTTAAGATATAATAGACTTTCAGTAGAAAATTATAATGGAACCGAAATAAGATACTAACGTCTATTATTTATAGGGAATGGGATGGATTCGGTTGAATTAGAACTAGTTAAACGAGCGAAAAAAAAGGATATAAACGCATTCGAGCAGTTGTTTTATAGATATCAGAAAAGAATATATAACTATATTCTAGGAATGATTCGGGATACGGAATTGAGTAGTGAATTAACTCAAGATACATTTTTACGCGCATATCATTCACTCAGTCAATTAAAGAAGGAAGAAGCTTTTACGAGCTGGCTCCATCGGATTGCAATTAATCTCGTTCGCGATAAACTCCGGAAACATGAATTGAATACGGAAAGTATTGATACGCCTGATATCAATGAATCAGAGAATAAATATTCGGTTGAAATTCCAGATTGGGCAGCCAATCCACGTGAAATATCATTGCAAGATGAATTAAATCGGAAGATTCATAAGGCAATCTCAAGTTTGCCACCGTCCCAACGTGAAGTAGTT from bacterium includes:
- a CDS encoding sigma-70 family RNA polymerase sigma factor — encoded protein: MDSVELELVKRAKKKDINAFEQLFYRYQKRIYNYILGMIRDTELSSELTQDTFLRAYHSLSQLKKEEAFTSWLHRIAINLVRDKLRKHELNTESIDTPDINESENKYSVEIPDWAANPREISLQDELNRKIHKAISSLPPSQREVVILYHLEGYDIQEISRMIDAPSGTVKSRLARAREILKQKLINYIS